One part of the Tunicatimonas pelagia genome encodes these proteins:
- a CDS encoding efflux RND transporter periplasmic adaptor subunit, giving the protein MNPKVKTILTVVIVLVIAFLVALPKLDIFSEDSGTNATAVAASAPGTVKAVPVNAVVVEPKRLSDQIQVTGAVLANESLEIRSEISGKVTGIHFQEGQEVKRGALLVTINDEELRAQLEKLKYTRKLREDMEYRQRLLLEKEAISQEEYDQALTELNTSAADIKVLEAQIDRSQIRAPFDGVIGLRYVSTGSYISPQTIIATFSNIDPAKVEFSVPGRYSNDIKVDDEVEFRTDASDDIFLGKIYAIDPMLDPATRTLKMRAISPNQDRRLLPGQFARISLTLNREDDALMVPTQAVIPELNGHKVFVAKQGTVEERKVQVGIRTNKDVEIASGLSQQDTVVTSGILQIKSGSPVDITLTE; this is encoded by the coding sequence ATGAATCCAAAGGTTAAGACTATCCTCACGGTAGTTATCGTACTTGTAATTGCTTTTTTGGTTGCATTACCGAAACTCGATATTTTTAGTGAAGATAGCGGTACCAACGCTACTGCGGTCGCGGCTTCAGCTCCCGGCACGGTCAAGGCTGTTCCAGTAAATGCAGTGGTGGTAGAACCCAAGCGGCTCAGCGATCAGATTCAGGTTACCGGGGCAGTATTAGCCAATGAGTCTCTAGAAATCCGTAGTGAAATATCTGGAAAAGTCACGGGTATCCATTTTCAGGAAGGGCAAGAAGTAAAACGAGGGGCACTACTGGTTACTATTAATGACGAAGAGCTAAGAGCTCAGCTTGAGAAACTCAAGTATACTCGGAAATTACGCGAAGATATGGAGTACCGCCAGCGCCTACTGCTGGAGAAAGAAGCAATTAGCCAAGAGGAATACGACCAAGCACTTACAGAGTTAAATACATCGGCCGCTGATATTAAGGTTTTGGAAGCTCAAATTGATCGATCTCAGATTCGCGCCCCCTTCGATGGCGTTATTGGTCTGCGCTACGTGAGTACGGGCAGTTATATTTCCCCCCAAACAATTATTGCAACTTTCTCTAACATTGACCCCGCCAAGGTAGAGTTCTCAGTGCCCGGTCGCTACAGTAACGATATAAAGGTAGATGATGAAGTTGAGTTTCGCACGGATGCTTCCGATGATATTTTCTTAGGTAAAATCTACGCTATCGATCCAATGCTTGACCCCGCTACCCGCACCCTGAAAATGCGAGCCATCAGCCCCAATCAAGATCGTCGGTTGTTACCCGGTCAATTTGCCCGCATCAGCTTAACCCTTAACCGGGAAGATGATGCACTAATGGTTCCTACCCAAGCTGTGATCCCCGAACTAAACGGTCACAAAGTGTTTGTAGCCAAGCAGGGAACCGTAGAAGAGCGCAAAGTGCAGGTAGGTATTCGTACCAATAAAGATGTAGAAATAGCTTCGGGGCTTAGCCAGCAAGATACGGTGGTAACCTCCGGTATTCTGCAAATTAAATCCGGTAGCCCAGTAGATATCACCTTAACAGAATGA
- a CDS encoding alpha/beta fold hydrolase, producing MLFYREYRSDEKKDWVVFVHGAGGSSSIWYKQIKAFKEQFNVLLIDLRGHGRSKELLKEYVENQYSFQDISRDILEVVEHLKIKQAHFVGVSLGSIIIRTIGELAPERLRSMVLCGAITRLNIRSRFLVYMGHMLKRFMPYMWLYQLFAWVIMPSKRDQVSRNLFIREAKRLYKKEFLRWYKLTYEVNPLLKYFKEKDINIPTLYVMGEHDYMFLPPVKRIVKLHQQAILRVIENCGHVVNVERPDIFNQEALQFINRHALVSSAE from the coding sequence ATGCTATTTTATCGGGAATACCGTTCGGATGAAAAAAAGGACTGGGTCGTGTTTGTGCACGGCGCCGGAGGGAGTTCGTCTATCTGGTATAAGCAAATCAAAGCATTTAAGGAGCAGTTTAATGTACTGCTGATAGATCTGCGGGGGCATGGTCGTTCTAAAGAGCTACTGAAGGAGTACGTAGAGAACCAATATTCCTTTCAAGATATTAGCCGGGATATTTTGGAGGTAGTAGAGCACCTGAAAATCAAGCAAGCTCATTTTGTTGGGGTCTCGTTGGGTTCTATTATCATCCGCACCATTGGTGAACTAGCCCCGGAACGATTACGATCGATGGTACTCTGTGGAGCCATCACCCGTCTCAATATTCGCTCTCGCTTTTTAGTGTACATGGGCCATATGCTTAAGCGGTTTATGCCGTACATGTGGTTGTACCAACTGTTTGCCTGGGTCATTATGCCCAGTAAGCGCGATCAGGTTTCTCGCAATCTATTTATTCGGGAGGCCAAGCGGCTTTATAAGAAGGAGTTTCTGCGTTGGTACAAACTTACCTACGAGGTAAACCCTCTGCTCAAGTACTTCAAAGAAAAAGATATTAATATCCCGACCCTGTACGTGATGGGTGAGCATGATTATATGTTTTTGCCCCCGGTCAAGCGAATTGTGAAATTACACCAGCAAGCAATACTTAGGGTGATCGAGAACTGCGGTCATGTGGTGAATGTAGAGCGACCGGATATATTTAATCAAGAGGCTCTCCAGTTTATTAATCGCCACGCGCTGGTGTCTAGTGCAGAATAA
- a CDS encoding VOC family protein: protein MMSTPFHLAFPVSSLIDTRQFYEDLLGCTVGRTSERWIDFNFYGHQITAHLKPEEVLKAQTNEVDGDQVPVRHFGAILDMETWEKLAQRLENANIDFIIEPHVRFKGEVGEQATMFFLDPSGNALEFKAFQNQSQIFASE, encoded by the coding sequence ATGATGAGTACTCCTTTTCACCTAGCTTTTCCCGTTTCCAGCCTGATTGACACCCGCCAGTTTTATGAAGATTTGTTGGGTTGCACAGTAGGGCGTACCTCCGAGCGATGGATAGATTTCAACTTTTATGGTCATCAGATTACGGCTCACCTAAAGCCGGAAGAAGTACTGAAAGCGCAAACGAATGAAGTGGATGGCGACCAAGTACCCGTACGCCACTTTGGGGCCATTCTAGATATGGAAACCTGGGAGAAGTTAGCTCAGCGACTAGAAAACGCAAATATTGACTTTATTATTGAACCCCACGTGCGCTTTAAAGGTGAAGTAGGAGAGCAAGCCACCATGTTTTTTCTTGACCCCAGTGGCAACGCACTAGAGTTTAAAGCCTTTCAGAACCAAAGCCAGATTTTTGCTAGCGAATAG
- the selD gene encoding selenide, water dikinase SelD translates to MQEKEPIRLTQYSHGAGCGCKISPQVLESILASDDDFHDPNLIVGNNTKDDAAVYDVGQGQALISTTDFFMPIVDDPFDFGRIASVNALSDVYAMGGKPTMAVAILGWPIDKLPAEVAQQVISGAKAACRKANIPLAGGHSIDAPEPIFGLAVTGQILVEHIKRNDQATPDCKLFLTKPLGVGVLTTAQKKGIVKEADLQTARESMLQLNHAGIQFGRLSYVKAMTDVTGFGLLGHLAEVCEASQVSAVVNYDKVPRFDGIDQYIAQGSVPGGTKRNWDSYGDKISPISDEQKALLCDPQTSGGLLVAVEKEYETSFIQYTQSIGLSVEAFGETTEPKDLLIQVV, encoded by the coding sequence ATGCAGGAAAAAGAACCGATCCGACTTACTCAATACAGCCATGGGGCTGGTTGCGGCTGCAAAATATCTCCCCAAGTACTGGAAAGCATTTTAGCTTCGGATGACGACTTTCACGACCCTAACCTAATTGTCGGTAACAACACCAAAGACGATGCTGCTGTCTACGACGTAGGGCAGGGGCAAGCCCTCATTAGTACTACCGATTTTTTCATGCCCATTGTGGACGACCCGTTTGACTTCGGACGAATTGCTTCGGTGAATGCCCTGAGCGATGTTTACGCGATGGGTGGAAAGCCTACAATGGCCGTGGCAATCCTGGGCTGGCCCATTGATAAGCTTCCCGCCGAAGTAGCCCAGCAGGTAATCTCCGGAGCGAAAGCGGCTTGTCGCAAAGCAAATATTCCACTGGCAGGCGGACACAGTATCGATGCTCCTGAACCCATCTTCGGGTTAGCCGTTACCGGGCAAATCCTGGTAGAACACATTAAGCGAAACGATCAAGCTACTCCGGACTGTAAGTTATTTCTAACCAAACCGCTAGGAGTTGGAGTGTTAACTACTGCCCAGAAGAAAGGAATAGTGAAAGAGGCTGATCTGCAAACGGCTCGGGAAAGTATGCTACAATTAAACCATGCTGGAATACAGTTTGGTCGTCTTTCCTACGTAAAAGCTATGACCGATGTAACTGGGTTTGGCTTACTTGGTCATTTAGCCGAAGTCTGCGAGGCTAGTCAGGTAAGTGCCGTTGTTAACTACGATAAAGTTCCTCGTTTCGATGGTATTGACCAGTACATTGCTCAGGGTAGTGTTCCGGGTGGCACTAAGCGTAATTGGGATAGTTATGGAGATAAAATCAGCCCGATAAGTGATGAACAAAAAGCACTACTATGTGATCCGCAGACGAGTGGTGGTTTGCTAGTTGCCGTAGAAAAAGAGTATGAGACTAGCTTCATTCAGTATACTCAATCTATTGGCCTATCGGTAGAAGCGTTTGGCGAAACGACTGAGCCAAAAGATCTGCTGATTCAGGTGGTGTAG
- the mnmH gene encoding tRNA 2-selenouridine(34) synthase MnmH: MASLSVHEFLNRGEQLPILDVRSPAEYEAGHIYKAHNLPLFSNEERAQVGTAYKQISRYEALLQGLDIVGPKMRNLVETASELAVDGQVLVHCWRGGMRSESVAWLLTTAGLQAHTLADGYKAYRRAVLEIYQNPLPILIVGGTTGSGKTEILQELAEQGEQIIDLEKLANHRGSAFGGIGQSSQPTSEQFQNSLFAAWRSLDLSRTIWVEDESFSIGGAQLPHEFWEHMKQAPVVVVEVPRSLRVQRLVRDYGHLDPTKLARAIHTIERRLGGLRTQQALQALEEKRLADVADLLLEYYDRSYQRNLNRKTESLRYTLDCPTDDPATNAQLIRKFAANKNLHPNLTSI; encoded by the coding sequence ATGGCTTCACTTTCTGTACATGAATTTCTCAACCGAGGTGAACAATTGCCTATACTGGATGTCCGATCTCCTGCCGAATACGAGGCAGGCCATATTTACAAAGCGCATAATTTACCACTGTTTTCTAACGAAGAACGGGCGCAGGTAGGTACTGCGTACAAACAAATCAGCCGTTACGAAGCACTGCTGCAAGGCTTGGATATTGTTGGCCCGAAGATGCGTAATTTGGTAGAAACCGCTAGTGAATTGGCCGTAGACGGACAAGTGCTGGTACATTGCTGGCGGGGTGGGATGCGGAGCGAAAGCGTAGCCTGGCTACTCACTACTGCCGGGTTACAAGCTCATACGCTGGCCGATGGTTATAAAGCCTACCGTCGGGCCGTACTGGAAATCTACCAAAATCCACTACCAATTCTGATTGTAGGCGGAACTACCGGAAGCGGTAAAACCGAAATACTTCAGGAACTGGCGGAGCAAGGCGAACAAATTATTGACTTAGAGAAATTAGCTAATCATCGAGGCTCGGCCTTTGGGGGAATTGGGCAAAGCTCCCAGCCAACTTCGGAGCAATTCCAGAACAGTTTGTTTGCTGCTTGGCGTTCGCTCGATCTATCACGTACTATTTGGGTAGAAGATGAATCCTTTAGCATTGGCGGAGCGCAACTTCCGCACGAGTTTTGGGAACATATGAAACAAGCTCCGGTGGTGGTGGTTGAAGTTCCTCGTTCACTTCGGGTGCAACGTCTGGTACGGGATTATGGTCATCTTGACCCAACAAAGCTCGCTCGGGCCATTCATACTATTGAACGACGATTGGGTGGATTACGAACCCAGCAAGCATTACAAGCTTTGGAAGAAAAACGATTAGCTGATGTGGCTGATCTGCTACTGGAGTACTACGACCGTAGTTATCAGCGTAATCTGAACCGTAAAACGGAGTCTCTACGCTACACGTTGGACTGCCCAACTGATGACCCAGCGACAAATGCCCAACTGATTCGGAAATTTGCCGCTAATAAAAACCTTCACCCTAACTTAACTTCTATCTGA
- a CDS encoding dicarboxylate/amino acid:cation symporter → MKKLPLHTQIIIGLVLGLLFGLASIQFGWDPTFTAKYIKPFGTIFVNSLKMIAVPLVLASLIVGIANLGDVSKLSRMGGKTILTYLATTTIAITIGLILVNIVQPGKKLPESTRENLMALYSGDVETRQGDAQDVRDAGPLQPLVDIVPQNVFEAFSDNRAMLKVVFVALIIGIALLQIPRDKGQPVIAFFDGLNDVIIKIVEFIMLLAPYGVFALIAALIVEIGGENPNEAFTLLYALLWYTMTVILGLLIMVAVVYPAIFKMFVKVKYKKFFRAMRPAQLLAFSTSSSAATLPVTMEVVQNDLKVSEEVSSFVLPLGATINMDGTSLYQGVAAVFIAQALGLGLSLTSQLMIVLTATLASIGTAAVPGAGVVMLVIVLEAIGVPAAGLALILAPDRIIDMCRTVVNVTGDASVSMVVAGTEGGLPDEQIRETVINSSN, encoded by the coding sequence ATGAAAAAACTACCGCTTCACACCCAAATCATTATCGGCTTGGTGCTAGGATTATTGTTTGGACTCGCCAGTATCCAGTTCGGTTGGGATCCTACTTTTACCGCCAAATATATTAAGCCCTTTGGAACAATCTTCGTCAATTCTTTAAAAATGATTGCGGTGCCGCTGGTGCTGGCTTCCCTGATTGTGGGAATTGCTAACCTGGGCGATGTATCCAAACTGTCCCGTATGGGTGGAAAAACCATCTTGACCTATCTGGCTACTACTACCATTGCCATTACCATTGGGTTAATTTTAGTCAATATTGTGCAGCCAGGTAAAAAGCTCCCGGAATCTACCCGCGAAAACCTAATGGCACTATACAGCGGTGATGTGGAAACCCGGCAAGGAGATGCTCAGGATGTGCGCGATGCGGGACCGCTGCAACCGCTGGTCGATATTGTACCTCAAAACGTATTTGAGGCATTTTCCGACAACAGAGCGATGCTAAAAGTAGTATTCGTCGCTCTGATAATTGGCATTGCGCTGCTGCAAATACCTCGTGATAAAGGGCAACCAGTTATCGCCTTTTTTGATGGGTTGAACGATGTGATTATCAAAATCGTAGAGTTCATTATGCTGCTGGCTCCCTACGGCGTATTTGCCCTGATCGCCGCCCTGATTGTGGAGATTGGCGGAGAAAATCCTAATGAAGCATTTACGCTACTCTACGCCCTGCTGTGGTATACCATGACCGTTATTCTTGGATTACTTATTATGGTGGCAGTAGTCTACCCGGCAATTTTTAAAATGTTTGTGAAAGTAAAGTATAAAAAGTTTTTCCGGGCGATGCGTCCCGCTCAGCTACTAGCGTTCAGTACCAGCTCTAGCGCGGCCACTTTGCCCGTCACCATGGAAGTGGTGCAGAACGACCTAAAGGTTTCCGAGGAGGTATCTAGCTTTGTATTACCACTAGGCGCAACCATCAACATGGACGGTACCAGTTTGTACCAGGGCGTAGCGGCCGTGTTCATTGCTCAGGCCCTTGGACTAGGCCTATCACTCACTAGTCAGCTAATGATTGTACTGACTGCCACGCTGGCTTCCATTGGAACCGCTGCCGTACCCGGAGCAGGAGTGGTAATGCTGGTAATTGTGCTGGAAGCCATCGGTGTGCCCGCTGCTGGACTGGCTTTAATTTTAGCCCCCGACCGAATTATTGATATGTGCCGTACGGTGGTGAATGTAACCGGCGATGCTTCAGTATCAATGGTGGTAGCCGGAACCGAAGGCGGCTTGCCTGATGAGCAAATCCGAGAAACGGTAATTAATTCATCTAACTAA
- a CDS encoding DUF2911 domain-containing protein, producing MLKELFSLILSILLCLMNAQAQVVAPAMSPTATVHQQIGFTDLEVIYSRPSARNRTIFGEEGVVRFAELWRTGANATTKLTVSEDITLTDVLVSKGEYAVLSRIEPQQWTLLLYPYASRNWQSYTDATPAVTVTAPLVELPYFTETFTIGVEDIQLDKASLVLRWAKTETRFSVQTEVHQRMMATIDRAMAGPSRNDYFQAALYLHEAQTDLERALTYIQEVTEHDDAQFFQVYREALILADLNQNAEAIEAAKRSKRLSKVAGNTDLVRLNEQLIQRLNKN from the coding sequence ATGTTAAAAGAACTGTTCTCACTTATTCTTTCTATTCTACTGTGCCTGATGAATGCTCAGGCTCAAGTGGTAGCTCCCGCTATGAGTCCAACCGCAACCGTACATCAACAGATTGGCTTCACTGATTTGGAGGTCATCTATTCCCGACCAAGCGCGCGTAACCGCACTATCTTCGGCGAGGAAGGGGTAGTTCGTTTTGCTGAGCTATGGCGTACCGGAGCGAATGCGACCACCAAACTAACGGTTTCTGAAGACATAACTTTGACTGATGTTTTAGTTTCTAAAGGCGAGTACGCCGTTCTTAGTCGCATTGAGCCTCAGCAGTGGACGTTGCTTCTCTACCCCTACGCAAGCCGCAACTGGCAAAGTTATACCGATGCTACCCCGGCAGTAACCGTAACTGCACCCCTCGTTGAGCTACCGTATTTTACCGAAACCTTTACCATTGGCGTAGAGGATATTCAATTGGATAAAGCTTCATTGGTACTACGGTGGGCTAAAACCGAAACCCGCTTTTCGGTACAGACTGAGGTACATCAACGGATGATGGCAACCATTGACCGAGCGATGGCTGGCCCCAGCCGTAACGACTACTTTCAGGCAGCTCTTTATTTACACGAAGCCCAGACTGATCTTGAGCGTGCTCTAACTTATATTCAGGAAGTAACCGAACACGATGATGCTCAATTCTTTCAGGTGTACCGCGAAGCATTGATTCTGGCTGATCTGAATCAGAATGCAGAAGCAATAGAAGCAGCTAAACGTTCAAAGAGGCTATCAAAAGTAGCAGGCAATACTGATCTCGTACGCTTAAATGAGCAGCTCATTCAACGTCTGAATAAAAACTAA
- a CDS encoding helix-turn-helix domain-containing protein translates to MQALLNQLVYLSFFQALLLLAVYGLSPTQRKRINGYILVFIALLAVGLLGRVLYLTGLVADNYRWVIFSEFATLLFGPTIYLFTQSALLKRPASYHHGWHYLPAVLFNVGVVFTFMLPSDETLQMRAASGEQFRNIVLFVGVGLVFNLTYWVMSVRSFQQFRRTLSSEMSYMIKTKFFLLFLLAIGGCMLTWLVLYVGGIFGLPMFNRVVWQVIWISIALLILFIAVYALQAPELFTVVPPVESPKYAQSKFSATELDALKDRLEQLMAAKKPYLNRKLLKSELANLLGVSSPELARLLNERIGMNFFEYVNYYRIKEFIELAKTDRAQELTFFGLAQEAGFNSKTTFNKAFKKIVGRSPSEYFRGVS, encoded by the coding sequence ATGCAGGCTCTGTTAAATCAATTGGTGTACCTAAGCTTCTTTCAGGCTTTACTGTTGCTGGCAGTATACGGATTATCGCCTACGCAACGCAAGCGGATAAACGGCTACATCTTGGTTTTTATAGCCTTGTTGGCCGTAGGCCTGCTAGGGCGAGTGCTGTATTTAACGGGGCTAGTTGCCGATAACTATCGTTGGGTAATTTTCTCAGAGTTTGCTACCCTACTGTTTGGGCCTACCATTTATCTATTCACCCAATCGGCTCTGCTCAAGCGTCCTGCTAGTTATCACCATGGGTGGCATTATCTTCCGGCGGTGCTGTTTAACGTAGGGGTTGTTTTTACTTTTATGCTACCCAGCGACGAAACTCTACAGATGAGAGCCGCTTCGGGGGAGCAGTTTCGCAATATTGTGCTCTTTGTCGGGGTTGGATTAGTCTTCAACCTAACCTACTGGGTAATGAGTGTACGAAGCTTTCAGCAGTTTCGGCGTACTCTTTCTAGTGAGATGAGCTATATGATCAAAACCAAGTTTTTCCTCCTCTTCTTACTGGCGATTGGCGGTTGTATGCTAACCTGGCTGGTGCTATACGTAGGCGGGATATTCGGGTTACCGATGTTTAACCGCGTAGTGTGGCAAGTAATCTGGATCAGCATTGCTCTATTAATCCTGTTTATTGCGGTTTATGCGTTGCAAGCACCGGAGCTATTTACGGTAGTGCCTCCGGTAGAGTCGCCGAAGTACGCTCAATCCAAGTTTTCTGCTACCGAGTTAGATGCACTGAAAGATCGCCTGGAGCAACTTATGGCAGCAAAGAAACCCTATCTCAATCGTAAACTGCTCAAGTCAGAACTTGCGAACCTACTGGGGGTGAGTAGTCCCGAGTTAGCCCGCCTACTTAATGAGCGCATTGGCATGAACTTTTTCGAGTACGTCAATTACTACCGTATTAAGGAATTTATCGAGCTGGCCAAAACGGACCGAGCCCAGGAGCTTACCTTCTTCGGATTGGCCCAGGAGGCAGGTTTCAACTCTAAAACCACCTTTAATAAAGCGTTTAAGAAGATTGTCGGTCGTTCGCCGAGCGAATACTTCCGGGGCGTATCTTAA
- a CDS encoding Uma2 family endonuclease encodes MERTATKLLSLEEYNQLEEETSIRYEYHNGEVFAMAGGSPRHGIIAGNIIRLLGNHLKKRCRVGSSDLKFYIESINKSLYPDASVICQPYQVSKHDRNALTNPILLVEVLSESTANYDPVSTAGGNKFHYYSELPSLREYVLIEQNIWKVETRYRSTAQEEWKMNWFEGEEASVTLHSMNVTIPLAEIYQETEGL; translated from the coding sequence ATGGAACGCACTGCAACGAAACTTCTATCATTAGAAGAATACAATCAACTAGAAGAAGAAACCAGTATACGCTACGAATACCATAATGGAGAAGTATTTGCAATGGCGGGAGGCTCGCCCAGACACGGTATTATTGCGGGAAACATTATTAGACTGCTTGGGAATCATTTGAAAAAAAGGTGCCGAGTAGGAAGTAGCGATTTGAAATTTTATATCGAGTCCATTAATAAATCGCTGTACCCGGATGCATCCGTGATTTGCCAACCTTATCAAGTATCAAAGCACGATCGCAATGCGCTAACTAACCCCATTCTACTAGTAGAAGTATTATCAGAAAGCACCGCTAACTACGACCCCGTATCCACGGCGGGAGGTAATAAGTTTCACTACTATAGCGAACTACCATCGTTGCGTGAGTATGTACTGATAGAACAAAATATCTGGAAGGTAGAAACTCGCTACCGGAGTACTGCCCAGGAAGAGTGGAAGATGAACTGGTTTGAGGGAGAAGAAGCTTCCGTTACGCTTCATTCTATGAATGTCACTATCCCCCTCGCTGAGATTTACCAGGAAACCGAAGGTTTGTAA
- a CDS encoding DUF1572 family protein: MIENYLESVKKQFAYYRSLGDKTFAQLSEPELFWEYSSDNNSIAIIVNHLSGNMLSRWTDFLTTDGEKEWRKRDEEFEDRIKTKEELLSKWNEGWDCLFQALDSVNADNFDEVVYIRNMGHTVVEAINRQLAHYAYHVGPNHVFG; this comes from the coding sequence ATGATAGAAAACTACTTAGAAAGTGTGAAAAAGCAATTTGCTTACTATCGCTCGCTGGGTGATAAGACCTTCGCTCAGCTAAGCGAGCCGGAGCTGTTTTGGGAATATAGTTCAGATAATAACTCTATCGCTATTATCGTCAATCACCTGTCAGGCAATATGCTTTCTCGCTGGACTGACTTTCTCACTACCGACGGTGAAAAAGAATGGCGTAAGCGCGACGAAGAGTTTGAAGATCGGATCAAAACCAAAGAAGAACTACTCAGCAAGTGGAATGAAGGCTGGGACTGTCTCTTTCAGGCGTTGGATTCGGTAAATGCTGATAACTTTGACGAGGTAGTTTATATTCGTAATATGGGGCATACGGTGGTAGAAGCTATCAATCGGCAATTAGCCCATTACGCTTACCACGTTGGGCCAAATCACGTATTTGGGTAA
- a CDS encoding type II toxin-antitoxin system RelE/ParE family toxin, giving the protein MVSKLFSKVNILKNMPRVGRIVPEKNDENIRELIEGNYRIIYEISSEDRIDVLMVHHSSQPLGDI; this is encoded by the coding sequence ATCGTATCTAAGCTTTTTAGTAAGGTCAATATTTTGAAGAATATGCCCAGAGTTGGCAGAATAGTGCCTGAGAAGAATGATGAGAATATCCGGGAGCTAATAGAGGGGAACTACCGAATCATTTATGAAATCAGTAGTGAAGATAGAATAGACGTACTGATGGTGCATCACTCATCCCAACCACTAGGAGATATTTGA
- a CDS encoding methylated-DNA--[protein]-cysteine S-methyltransferase codes for MRTFTIVHPSPLGDLLISGNDSFISGVRYADLHQELEKKAVSTNNAPALLRRCATHLDEYFAGWRRTFGLQFQQEGTLFQQTVWQGLLKIPFGQTNTYADLARQIGNAKSSRAVGLANGKNQIAIIVPCHRIIGTSGNLTGYNGGMWRKKWLLDHEKRIAHGVLSLF; via the coding sequence ATGCGTACCTTCACCATTGTGCATCCTTCACCACTGGGTGACCTGTTAATTAGCGGAAATGATTCTTTCATTTCCGGGGTGCGCTACGCGGATTTGCATCAGGAACTAGAAAAAAAAGCGGTGAGCACTAATAATGCCCCGGCCTTACTACGCCGTTGTGCTACGCATCTGGACGAATACTTTGCCGGATGGCGCCGAACGTTCGGATTACAATTCCAGCAGGAAGGTACTCTCTTCCAGCAAACCGTCTGGCAGGGGCTACTAAAGATTCCATTCGGTCAGACGAATACCTATGCTGACTTGGCCCGACAGATCGGTAATGCTAAAAGCAGCCGAGCGGTAGGTTTAGCCAATGGTAAAAACCAAATTGCGATTATTGTGCCCTGCCACCGCATTATCGGGACGAGCGGTAACCTAACGGGCTACAACGGCGGCATGTGGCGTAAAAAGTGGTTGTTAGATCATGAAAAGCGTATCGCCCACGGGGTACTGAGCTTGTTTTAG
- a CDS encoding sugar phosphate isomerase/epimerase family protein: MKDLSQLCIHTITTKPWSIEESSERFAETGVKGITVWRDALEGRNMSQTGNRLRNHGLNIVSLCRGGFFPAASAEKRQAAIDDNRRAIDEAAELGAPMVVLVCGAEPNQSLTTSRQQIQEGIEAILPHAEANQVQVTIEPLHPMYADTRSAVNTLGQANDMAEAIDSPWVGIAADVYHLWWDDNLQSEIMRCGRNGNLSAFHVCDWRVPTEDFLLDRGLMGEGCIDVPQIRKWVEEAGFEGMIEVEIFSNRYWSMDQAEFLNQIIEAYCKHV, translated from the coding sequence GTGAAAGACCTTTCCCAACTCTGCATCCATACGATTACTACCAAACCCTGGAGCATTGAAGAATCATCCGAACGCTTTGCCGAAACAGGCGTTAAGGGCATTACGGTATGGCGCGATGCGCTGGAAGGGCGTAACATGTCCCAGACGGGTAACCGCTTACGAAATCACGGACTAAATATTGTCTCGCTCTGCCGGGGTGGCTTCTTTCCCGCAGCTAGTGCTGAAAAGCGTCAGGCTGCTATTGATGACAACCGACGAGCCATTGATGAAGCCGCTGAGTTAGGTGCCCCGATGGTAGTGCTGGTTTGTGGTGCTGAACCCAATCAATCACTAACCACCTCTCGCCAGCAAATTCAGGAGGGGATTGAAGCTATTCTGCCCCACGCCGAAGCTAATCAGGTGCAAGTGACTATTGAACCGCTGCACCCTATGTACGCCGACACCCGTTCGGCAGTGAATACGCTGGGGCAAGCTAACGATATGGCGGAAGCCATTGATTCTCCCTGGGTAGGTATTGCTGCTGACGTTTATCACCTCTGGTGGGACGATAATTTACAATCGGAAATTATGCGCTGCGGGCGCAACGGTAACCTTTCTGCCTTTCACGTATGCGACTGGCGGGTACCCACCGAAGATTTTCTATTAGATCGGGGACTGATGGGCGAGGGCTGTATTGATGTTCCGCAAATTCGGAAGTGGGTAGAAGAAGCGGGGTTTGAGGGAATGATTGAAGTAGAGATTTTTTCTAACCGCTACTGGAGTATGGATCAGGCGGAATTTCTCAACCAGATTATTGAAGCTTACTGTAAGCATGTGTAG